Proteins from a single region of Geothrix sp. PMB-07:
- a CDS encoding DUF350 domain-containing protein — protein MFTNQLLHQLLVAAVFSALGLVILGVVWLILIKVLPFSLRKEMEDDQNTALGIVLGCLILGISIIIAAAIHG, from the coding sequence ATGTTCACGAACCAGCTGCTGCACCAGCTCCTCGTCGCTGCCGTCTTCTCTGCCCTGGGTCTCGTCATTCTGGGTGTGGTGTGGCTGATCCTCATCAAGGTGCTGCCCTTCTCGCTCCGCAAGGAGATGGAGGATGACCAGAACACGGCCCTGGGCATCGTCCTGGGCTGCCTCATCCTCGGCATCAGCATCATCATCGCCGCCGCAATTCATGGGTGA
- a CDS encoding recombinase family protein: MRIGYARVSTQDQHLDLQEDALAKAGCEKVFQDFMSGARADRPGLIDALSHLREGDVLVVWKLDRLGRSVKGLVDLVEELANRKVHFQSITDQIDTSTVAGRFFFNVMASMAQMERELIGERTKAGLEVARKLGRVGGRKRKMSDGKIESAKKLLATGMPPKDVSKNLGISVPTLYRWLPASRRV; encoded by the coding sequence ATGCGGATTGGCTATGCGAGAGTTTCAACCCAGGATCAGCACTTGGATCTACAGGAAGATGCCTTAGCAAAGGCCGGGTGTGAAAAGGTCTTCCAAGATTTCATGTCAGGGGCCCGGGCTGATAGGCCAGGTCTAATAGACGCACTCTCCCATCTGAGGGAAGGTGATGTCCTTGTTGTCTGGAAGTTAGATCGGCTAGGTCGTAGCGTGAAGGGCTTAGTCGATCTGGTGGAAGAACTGGCAAATCGAAAGGTCCACTTCCAAAGCATCACTGATCAGATTGATACTTCCACTGTTGCAGGGAGGTTCTTCTTTAATGTCATGGCCAGTATGGCTCAGATGGAACGTGAATTGATTGGGGAGAGGACAAAGGCAGGACTGGAGGTTGCGAGGAAGCTTGGAAGGGTGGGAGGTCGGAAGCGGAAGATGTCTGACGGCAAGATCGAATCCGCAAAAAAACTCTTGGCTACTGGTATGCCACCTAAAGATGTCTCAAAGAACCTCGGCATCTCTGTTCCAACTCTCTACCGGTGGCTACCTGCCTCTAGAAGGGTCTAA
- a CDS encoding polyamine aminopropyltransferase: protein MANSVLNNPAPQPTLKAPLLFISVLLIASCGLIYELVAGTLSSYLLGDSVTQFSTVIGVYLSAMGLGSWLSKFLQRGLARRFVDLELAVALVGGFSAPILFQAFAHTHAFRVVLYGEVMAVGTLVGLEIPILMRILQDQVRFKDLIAGVLTLDYIGALFASLLFPLLLMPKLGLVRTSLLFGLLNAAVGLWSTHLLQSQLGPTRMIRLRCAVVMALLAVGLVFAGKFTLAVEEEIFADEIVYAKDSAYQRIVLTRGRGSFQLFLNGNLQFSSADEYRYHEALVHPAFGLRPEAKRVLICGGGDGLAVREVLKHPSVQEVVLVDLDPAMTDMARKQPMVRQLNGAALEDPRVKVVNADAMVWLQEATAAPFDLAYVDFPDPNTYALGKLYTSRFYRLLQRRLTEDAMITVQSTSPLMARQSFWCIAATMESSGLKVRPYHLAVPSFGVWGFALASKRDFDVPTHVLPGLRHLSDEATTAMFAFPKDMDRVPTEVNRLDNQVLVHLYAREWRRWS, encoded by the coding sequence GTGGCTAATTCGGTTCTTAACAATCCCGCACCCCAGCCCACGCTCAAGGCGCCGCTGCTCTTCATCAGCGTGCTGCTCATCGCCTCCTGCGGGCTGATCTACGAGCTGGTGGCGGGGACGCTTTCCAGCTACCTGCTGGGGGATTCGGTCACGCAGTTCTCCACGGTCATCGGCGTCTACCTCAGCGCCATGGGCCTGGGCTCCTGGCTGTCGAAGTTCCTGCAGCGCGGTCTGGCCCGACGCTTCGTGGATCTGGAATTGGCCGTGGCCCTGGTAGGTGGTTTCTCGGCCCCCATCCTCTTCCAGGCCTTCGCCCACACCCATGCCTTCCGGGTGGTGCTCTATGGCGAGGTGATGGCCGTGGGCACGTTGGTGGGCCTGGAGATCCCCATCCTCATGCGCATCCTGCAGGACCAGGTGCGTTTCAAGGATCTGATCGCGGGCGTGCTTACCCTCGACTACATCGGCGCCCTGTTCGCCTCGCTGCTCTTCCCCCTGCTGCTCATGCCCAAGCTGGGCCTGGTGCGCACCAGCCTGCTCTTCGGCCTCCTGAACGCCGCCGTGGGGCTCTGGTCCACCCATCTGCTGCAGTCCCAGCTGGGCCCCACGCGCATGATCCGCCTGCGCTGTGCGGTGGTGATGGCATTGCTGGCTGTGGGCCTGGTATTCGCCGGGAAATTCACTCTGGCCGTGGAAGAGGAGATCTTCGCGGACGAGATCGTCTACGCCAAGGACAGCGCCTATCAGCGCATCGTGCTCACCCGCGGCCGGGGCAGCTTTCAGCTCTTCCTCAACGGCAATCTGCAGTTCTCCAGCGCCGATGAATACCGCTACCACGAGGCCCTGGTGCATCCTGCCTTCGGCCTGCGCCCGGAGGCGAAGCGCGTGCTGATCTGCGGCGGCGGCGATGGCCTGGCCGTGCGCGAAGTTCTGAAGCATCCCTCCGTGCAGGAGGTCGTGCTGGTGGATCTCGATCCAGCCATGACCGACATGGCCCGCAAGCAGCCCATGGTACGCCAGCTCAACGGCGCCGCCCTGGAGGATCCCCGGGTGAAGGTGGTGAACGCCGACGCCATGGTGTGGCTGCAGGAAGCCACCGCCGCGCCCTTCGACCTCGCCTACGTGGATTTCCCCGATCCCAACACCTACGCCCTGGGCAAGCTCTACACGTCGCGCTTCTACCGTCTCCTGCAGCGCCGCCTGACGGAGGACGCCATGATCACGGTGCAGAGCACGTCGCCCCTCATGGCGCGGCAATCGTTCTGGTGCATCGCCGCCACCATGGAGTCGTCCGGCCTGAAGGTGCGCCCCTACCACCTGGCCGTGCCCTCCTTCGGCGTCTGGGGTTTCGCCTTGGCTTCGAAACGCGATTTCGACGTGCCCACCCATGTGCTGCCGGGCCTTCGCCACCTCTCCGATGAAGCCACCACGGCCATGTTCGCCTTCCCCAAAGACATGGACCGCGTCCCCACGGAAGTGAACCGCCTGGACAACCAGGTGCTGGTGCACCTCTACGCCCGGGAATGGCGGCGATGGTCGTGA
- the drt3a gene encoding antiviral reverse transcriptase Drt3a — translation MPDQSFSPKNLLAMLKKADFRSVPSLTWAAYRKLCVEEAIQSSTSRFNGVNPITRFHLKKKSAYRINNIGNMLVIRKLNYNLINIFNIKYACRSTIISNLIHFIKEGIPYRIYRLDVSQFYESFDHLDIKNRISSCKKINPITKNLTFAFLDYSLGAGSAGLPRGISLSSTISEMMMEDFDKEIRSCKSIYFYSRYVDDIVIITNASEEREDFINFVQNILPHGLRLNPKKQQVCEALQVAPQKTSKRPLIKRIICTFDYLGYQFTISDPARADIDTEDKYRNVVVDISNNKINKIKTRIARSVRDYLVNPKRDEKLLIDRIKYLTSNFYIFNKNSGMRNLAGIYYGFPALSKNASGLLILDAFLRNLILSRSIRIYIGSLRIIDSNLKRKLLSHKFCLGFEMRRFIYFAPKRMQEIQECWKYE, via the coding sequence ATGCCCGATCAATCATTCAGCCCTAAGAATCTGTTGGCGATGCTTAAGAAGGCCGATTTCCGATCCGTGCCGAGTCTTACTTGGGCGGCCTATCGGAAGTTATGCGTTGAGGAAGCTATTCAATCTTCCACCAGCAGATTCAATGGAGTTAACCCCATAACTAGATTTCATCTTAAGAAGAAATCAGCTTATCGAATTAATAATATTGGCAATATGCTTGTCATCAGAAAGTTGAATTACAATTTAATAAATATATTTAATATAAAATATGCATGTCGTTCCACTATAATTTCAAATTTAATACATTTTATAAAAGAAGGTATTCCTTATCGTATATACAGATTGGATGTATCACAATTTTATGAATCATTTGACCATTTAGATATTAAAAATAGAATATCAAGCTGTAAAAAAATCAATCCAATTACAAAAAATCTGACATTTGCATTTTTAGACTATTCCCTTGGTGCTGGTTCGGCGGGTTTGCCCCGAGGTATTTCGTTGAGCTCTACTATATCTGAGATGATGATGGAGGACTTTGACAAAGAAATTAGGTCATGCAAATCAATATATTTTTATTCTAGATATGTTGATGATATTGTTATAATTACAAATGCATCGGAAGAAAGAGAAGATTTTATAAATTTTGTTCAAAACATACTACCACATGGTTTGCGTTTAAATCCAAAGAAGCAACAAGTTTGTGAAGCACTTCAAGTTGCTCCACAAAAAACATCAAAGCGTCCTTTGATTAAACGTATAATATGTACGTTTGATTATTTAGGCTATCAATTTACCATTTCTGACCCAGCGAGAGCAGACATTGATACAGAAGACAAATACAGAAATGTTGTTGTTGATATTTCAAATAATAAAATAAATAAAATAAAGACAAGAATAGCGCGATCAGTTCGAGACTATTTAGTTAACCCTAAAAGAGATGAAAAACTGTTGATTGATCGCATTAAATATCTAACCAGTAATTTTTATATTTTTAATAAAAATTCAGGGATGCGCAACCTGGCGGGTATATATTATGGTTTTCCGGCTTTGAGTAAAAATGCAAGCGGTCTATTAATTTTGGATGCATTTTTAAGAAATTTAATACTTTCCAGATCTATTAGAATATATATTGGTTCATTGCGTATTATTGATTCGAATTTAAAACGTAAATTACTATCTCATAAATTTTGCCTTGGCTTTGAGATGCGTAGATTTATTTACTTTGCTCCCAAACGTATGCAAGAAATCCAGGAGTGTTGGAAATATGAGTAG
- the drt3b gene encoding antiviral reverse transcriptase Drt3b, whose amino-acid sequence MSRRGNKRKIKRSDYTRVILTETLPFETPVIFSNDGLYGQINDLNSASLLRQNLLKALIFGEGEGDRSRPTVPHIFKIKKNSTEFRRLALVHPRSQWIIKEFYQKYETLMLYHCAHSPASIRSPEKIASAFFMRSDMENLHQYKTGHVGLQKIDEITKHVPSFFSYRGFDRLYKFFESRDYFLLEKKYSFFQSLDVSKCFDSIYTHVMSWSVKDKEFTKKHVTVESTFAQEFDWVMRHCNHNETNGIVIGPEISRIFSEIIFQKIDLLTIKKIKEKKGMIYGEHYEFRRYVDDVYIFSNKQLDCKIVYDVYSDVLTEFNLRSNSSKSILLSRPFITNKSRLIHEIGIEVDDFIDKFLESSEDGKYLIPKRINSVWKLTQKHIEVIKSTCSYNDINYDGVSGYLIGVFEQRIKKIVSISKFDNSDHSQMIYRDAIFVLLDIMFFLYQISPSVSASYKICTSIILLIRFSRKFLPEYKDNIAQRIYELSGDLLSRSKNDEIDHVEGFLPLEVLNIILGIRELGPGFLLPCDILEKVFINQKSISYFDAISCLFYIRNDAEYKTLKDKVIFAINEKLMNLKDIRVNAEKAYLLLDMLGCPYVSRRKKTIWLNRACKALDVVIPGPSVEALFFDEEDKWHAHIDWAEVDLLNVLEKKLLKQVY is encoded by the coding sequence ATGAGTAGAAGAGGAAATAAGCGAAAAATTAAACGCAGTGATTACACGCGTGTAATCTTAACAGAGACGTTACCATTTGAAACGCCAGTTATATTTTCAAACGATGGACTATATGGACAAATTAATGACTTGAACTCGGCTTCACTTCTTCGCCAAAATTTATTAAAAGCACTTATATTTGGAGAAGGAGAAGGAGATAGATCAAGGCCGACTGTGCCACATATTTTTAAAATTAAAAAAAATTCGACTGAATTTAGAAGATTAGCCTTGGTTCACCCAAGATCTCAATGGATTATCAAAGAATTCTATCAAAAATATGAAACACTTATGTTGTATCACTGTGCGCACAGTCCAGCTTCAATTCGTTCACCTGAAAAAATTGCTAGTGCTTTTTTCATGCGCAGTGACATGGAGAACCTTCACCAATACAAAACTGGTCATGTTGGACTGCAAAAGATCGATGAAATAACTAAACATGTCCCAAGCTTCTTCTCTTATCGCGGATTTGATAGATTATATAAATTTTTTGAATCTAGAGATTATTTTTTATTAGAGAAAAAATATTCATTCTTTCAGTCTCTTGATGTTTCAAAATGTTTTGACAGTATATATACACATGTTATGTCGTGGTCTGTTAAGGATAAAGAATTTACAAAAAAACATGTTACTGTTGAATCAACATTTGCACAAGAATTTGATTGGGTGATGCGCCATTGCAATCACAATGAAACCAATGGCATTGTGATAGGTCCAGAAATAAGCCGGATATTTTCAGAAATTATATTTCAAAAAATTGACTTACTTACTATAAAAAAAATAAAAGAAAAGAAGGGGATGATTTACGGTGAGCACTATGAATTTAGAAGGTATGTAGATGATGTTTACATTTTTTCCAACAAGCAATTAGATTGCAAGATCGTATATGATGTATATTCAGATGTGTTGACAGAATTTAATCTTAGATCGAATTCTTCAAAATCTATTTTGCTTTCACGCCCATTTATTACGAACAAATCAAGATTAATACATGAAATAGGTATTGAAGTTGATGATTTTATTGATAAATTCCTAGAGTCAAGTGAAGATGGGAAATATCTAATTCCAAAGCGCATAAATTCTGTTTGGAAATTAACACAAAAACACATAGAAGTAATAAAATCGACTTGCTCTTATAATGATATTAATTATGATGGTGTTTCCGGTTATTTGATTGGCGTTTTTGAACAAAGAATTAAAAAAATAGTGTCAATATCAAAATTTGATAACTCAGATCATTCGCAGATGATTTATAGGGATGCAATTTTTGTTTTACTTGATATAATGTTCTTTCTTTATCAAATTTCGCCATCTGTGAGCGCGTCATACAAAATTTGCACGTCAATCATTTTGTTAATAAGATTCTCTAGAAAATTTTTACCTGAATACAAAGATAATATTGCACAGCGAATATATGAACTGTCTGGAGATCTTTTGTCACGTAGTAAGAATGACGAAATTGATCATGTAGAAGGGTTTTTGCCATTAGAAGTTTTAAATATTATATTGGGCATAAGGGAGCTTGGGCCTGGTTTTTTGTTACCATGCGATATTCTGGAAAAAGTATTTATTAATCAAAAATCAATATCATATTTTGATGCCATAAGCTGTTTATTTTACATTAGAAATGATGCTGAATACAAAACATTGAAAGATAAGGTTATTTTTGCAATCAATGAAAAGCTTATGAATCTAAAAGATATTAGAGTTAATGCTGAGAAAGCCTATCTATTACTCGATATGCTTGGTTGTCCTTATGTATCTCGACGAAAGAAGACGATTTGGTTGAATCGGGCCTGTAAGGCCTTAGACGTTGTAATCCCGGGCCCCTCAGTCGAAGCCCTCTTTTTCGATGAAGAAGATAAATGGCATGCTCACATCGACTGGGCGGAAGTGGATCTTCTCAACGTGCTGGAAAAGAAACTATTGAAACAAGTTTATTGA
- a CDS encoding site-specific integrase — MSRHKNIYLRGSVYYYRFVVNEMLYHNSTHCKDIESAIQVYEQIYKETILGNVGIKKIPTFNFIKDKWLEKHCHYSDTHIRTAKIFYDKHICPVFGNKSLNRIDTEIISDLVNDFLKTHSKGSTNSLIKYINIVFNYAIELEYIKIKPYKIKRQKPDKKPKQLVHIDEIKSFIDFCYKNHKSKQTPLMITLGLLTGMREGEILGAEWSWFNELEQTLTVHKSKTGGFRKIFLDNYLFNKIKTYKAESANSLPTPILMFPARDKGQHPRSFITWALRKLSKKYGMTGKFSAHSLRHSYISNQHASGTALADIQEIVGHENLETTAGYIHANVKRQKEAQDRLSKLANLA; from the coding sequence ATGTCTCGACACAAAAACATATATCTTCGTGGTTCCGTATATTATTATCGCTTCGTTGTTAATGAGATGTTGTACCATAACTCAACACACTGTAAGGATATCGAATCCGCTATTCAAGTATACGAACAGATCTACAAAGAAACTATATTAGGTAATGTTGGCATTAAAAAAATTCCTACTTTTAATTTCATTAAGGACAAGTGGCTTGAGAAGCATTGCCACTATTCAGATACGCACATTCGAACGGCTAAAATTTTTTACGATAAACACATTTGCCCAGTTTTTGGCAATAAATCTCTAAATCGTATTGACACAGAAATCATATCTGATCTAGTAAATGATTTTCTAAAAACACACTCTAAAGGAAGTACCAATTCATTAATAAAATACATTAATATTGTATTCAATTATGCTATAGAATTAGAATATATTAAAATCAAACCATACAAAATTAAAAGGCAGAAGCCAGACAAGAAGCCAAAACAATTAGTGCATATTGACGAAATTAAATCATTTATTGATTTTTGCTATAAAAACCACAAAAGCAAACAAACTCCATTAATGATTACATTAGGTTTACTTACAGGAATGCGAGAAGGTGAAATTTTAGGTGCTGAATGGTCTTGGTTCAACGAATTAGAGCAAACCCTTACTGTTCATAAATCTAAGACTGGTGGTTTCAGAAAGATATTTCTAGATAACTACCTGTTCAATAAAATAAAAACATATAAGGCAGAATCAGCTAACTCCCTGCCCACACCGATTCTCATGTTTCCAGCTAGAGACAAAGGCCAGCATCCCAGAAGCTTTATCACTTGGGCACTTAGGAAGCTTTCAAAGAAATACGGCATGACTGGTAAGTTCTCTGCGCACTCTCTGCGTCACTCGTACATATCTAATCAACATGCCAGCGGAACAGCCCTGGCAGACATTCAAGAAATCGTCGGACATGAAAACCTAGAGACTACGGCTGGGTACATCCATGCAAATGTCAAAAGACAGAAGGAAGCACAAGACAGACTTTCCAAGCTTGCTAACCTTGCATGA
- a CDS encoding GxxExxY protein produces MNTDEHGLDAVCEAVIGAAFQVSNTLGAGFLEKVYENALAHELRKSGLPVAQQYPIKVMYDGVVAGEYVADLLVAGSILVELKCVKAIEDIHLAQCINYLRATGLRRGLILNFQFPKVGIKRVSL; encoded by the coding sequence ATGAACACGGATGAACACGGATTGGATGCCGTGTGTGAAGCCGTGATCGGGGCGGCATTCCAGGTGAGCAACACCTTGGGGGCAGGATTCCTAGAAAAGGTCTATGAGAACGCTCTCGCTCATGAACTGAGGAAATCGGGGCTCCCCGTGGCGCAGCAATACCCGATCAAGGTGATGTATGACGGGGTGGTCGCAGGAGAATATGTCGCAGACCTGTTGGTGGCGGGCTCCATCCTTGTGGAACTGAAATGTGTCAAAGCCATCGAGGATATTCACCTTGCTCAGTGCATCAACTATCTACGTGCAACGGGTCTCAGGCGCGGTCTGATCCTCAACTTCCAATTTCCCAAAGTCGGCATCAAGCGAGTCTCTCTATGA
- a CDS encoding FAD-dependent oxidoreductase, whose product MRRRDFLASAALSAVPLACRRKPEFPFSGELVGPDLPLGHWVRGGAFAEPKQFEPISVLVVGGGVAGLSAGWRLAGAGFEDFKVLELERDPGGTSRSGRNHVSPFPWAAHYLPVPDRGNHAVLRLLDECGVLEGFNAKGDPRFAEEATVRAPEERIFAFGQWWEGLYLRAGASAEDERQYHAFFAEVDRWAAFRDAQGRPAFSIPRSRCSDAPEARALDGLSMAAWLDARGLTSPRLRWLLDYACRDDYGSRLDTTSAWAGLFYFAARKQGPGEDSRPLLTWPQGNGFLVEHLRRACGERLHCGTLATAIRQEGNDLLVTAWDNLQQRRLGWRAKRVIFAGPQHAARHVIEGLEAARPASTRIHNAPWLVANLTLRARPAEPAFPLAWDNVLRDSEALGYVVATHQSLRDYGPSVWTWYRPFAGPDCEAERARLRAMDWAACARMVMADLRPAHPDLEGLVARLDVMRWGHAMVRPAPGLLWDPAFLALSQPFGGIHFAHTELSGVALFEEAQDHGIRAAEEVLSALGRPGGSWR is encoded by the coding sequence ATGAGGCGCCGCGACTTCCTTGCATCGGCGGCCCTTTCTGCGGTTCCCCTCGCCTGCCGCCGCAAGCCCGAGTTTCCCTTCTCAGGCGAGCTGGTAGGCCCGGATCTGCCCCTGGGCCACTGGGTGCGGGGTGGCGCCTTTGCGGAGCCCAAACAGTTCGAGCCCATCTCCGTGCTCGTGGTGGGCGGCGGCGTGGCAGGCCTCAGCGCGGGCTGGCGGCTGGCGGGCGCGGGCTTCGAGGATTTCAAGGTGCTGGAGCTGGAGCGCGATCCCGGTGGAACGTCGCGCTCGGGCCGCAACCACGTGAGCCCTTTTCCCTGGGCCGCCCACTACCTGCCCGTGCCGGATCGCGGCAATCACGCCGTGCTGCGCCTGCTCGATGAGTGCGGCGTGCTGGAAGGTTTCAATGCCAAGGGCGATCCCCGCTTCGCGGAAGAGGCCACCGTGCGCGCGCCCGAAGAGCGCATCTTCGCCTTCGGCCAGTGGTGGGAGGGCCTCTACCTGCGCGCCGGGGCCAGCGCCGAGGACGAGCGCCAATACCACGCCTTCTTTGCAGAAGTGGATCGCTGGGCCGCCTTCCGGGATGCCCAGGGCCGCCCGGCCTTCAGCATTCCGCGCTCCCGCTGTTCCGATGCCCCCGAGGCCCGGGCCCTCGATGGCCTCTCCATGGCGGCGTGGCTGGATGCCCGTGGGCTCACCTCGCCGCGCCTGCGCTGGCTGCTGGACTACGCCTGCCGTGACGACTATGGCTCCCGCCTCGACACCACCAGCGCCTGGGCTGGGCTCTTCTATTTCGCCGCTCGCAAACAGGGGCCCGGCGAGGATTCGCGCCCCCTGCTCACTTGGCCCCAGGGCAACGGCTTCCTGGTGGAGCATCTGCGCCGGGCCTGCGGCGAGCGCCTCCACTGCGGCACCCTGGCCACTGCCATCCGTCAGGAGGGAAATGATCTCCTGGTCACCGCCTGGGACAACCTCCAGCAGCGGCGCCTCGGGTGGCGCGCCAAGCGGGTGATCTTCGCGGGCCCCCAGCATGCGGCCCGGCACGTGATCGAAGGCCTTGAGGCGGCGCGCCCCGCTTCGACCCGCATCCACAACGCGCCCTGGCTGGTGGCCAACCTCACCCTCCGCGCCCGCCCTGCGGAACCGGCCTTCCCGCTGGCCTGGGACAACGTGCTGCGCGACAGCGAGGCTTTGGGCTACGTGGTGGCCACCCATCAAAGCCTGCGCGACTACGGGCCTAGCGTTTGGACCTGGTACCGGCCTTTCGCCGGTCCGGATTGCGAGGCCGAGCGCGCCCGTTTGCGGGCCATGGATTGGGCCGCCTGCGCGCGCATGGTCATGGCGGATCTGCGCCCCGCCCATCCCGATCTGGAAGGCCTGGTGGCGCGTCTCGACGTCATGCGCTGGGGCCACGCCATGGTGCGGCCGGCACCAGGCCTGCTGTGGGATCCCGCCTTCCTGGCTCTGAGCCAGCCCTTCGGCGGCATCCATTTCGCCCACACAGAACTGAGCGGCGTGGCGCTCTTCGAGGAGGCCCAGGATCACGGCATCCGCGCCGCGGAGGAAGTGCTCTCAGCGCTGGGTCGGCCCGGGGGCAGCTGGCGCTAG